The following proteins are co-located in the Flammeovirga kamogawensis genome:
- a CDS encoding ATP-binding cassette domain-containing protein, with amino-acid sequence MSEEILKALTQLFAIISTQDEGLTSVERDFVIKFLNQELEKRSVEEYIQLYDQLIQDEEDRIAKRKAKAAKKRAAKGESAETDKALTDAVSVRNSVRTLSLCRKINKTLDQKQKTIVMVKLLELVSSDKSFTPQRMDIIHTVADVFNIPSAEYKLLERFIIETHSSKIDNEDILIFDDEMPPEGSKIKFIDSGLLDGEIIFIRLKSVALYFTKYTGKDTIYLNGQPVAANTIHLFSPGSIFKTPKGAPLYYSDLVNKYNSDEINGNISFIVENLEYKFPNGGIGLRDINFGENSGQLIGIMGASGAGKTTLLNVLAGLETPSGGEVRINGYNIHKEKDKIEGVIGYIAQDDLLIEELTVFQNLFYNAKLCFKDMSEEELTNKVTEVLESLGLDRIAHLVVGNVLNKKISGGQRKRLNIALELIREPAVMFVDEPTSGLSSRDSENVIDLLKELSLKGKLIFVVIHQPSSDIYKMFDKMWLLDTGGYPVFYGNPIEAITHFKSAAGQVDSDQGQCNTCGNVNPEQLFNIIEAQVVDEYGEFTNKRKATPEDWYRVYTETFEKPDVEEVHVDPPKTLRIPSKLKQTAIFTVRDFLSKFSNKQYLLINLLEAPFLALLLSWIIYYIKDGDTEYLFRHNENVPAYILIAILVALFMGMTVSAEEIIKDRKIKKRESFLNLSRSSYLFSKLIILFGFSAVQTATFVLIGNTILEIPDLSFAYWLVLFTVSCHANMIGLNISSAFNSAITVYILIPILLIPQMILSGLIFDFSKLNNTISQHGKTPLIADVMTSRWAYEALSVEQYKNNRYEKPFFDIDMKLSQSNYKSAYWEPKMEEILYDVQLNSKNTNDSTAKILKSDILTLTNEINSDLFFTTHSDKKELALDYLSDGKVSSNEGNKLRKIFYESSIFYNDILIKAEEERDTKIYKMKKELGDKFDLSKSKNLYYNNQLETFVKNKNVLNRTVVDHNRIIQLIDPIFFIKENTSGPLDYRTHLFAPEKKVFGTYIDTFTFNVLMIWLMSLILYFTLYFELLKKLIEGVEVLFSRIMSKEA; translated from the coding sequence ATGAGTGAAGAAATACTAAAAGCACTGACGCAATTATTTGCAATTATATCTACTCAAGACGAAGGTTTAACTTCTGTAGAGAGAGACTTTGTTATCAAGTTCCTTAATCAAGAACTTGAAAAGCGATCAGTCGAAGAATATATCCAGCTTTACGACCAGCTTATCCAAGATGAAGAAGATCGTATTGCTAAGAGAAAAGCGAAAGCGGCAAAGAAAAGAGCTGCGAAAGGAGAATCAGCAGAAACTGACAAGGCTTTAACTGATGCTGTCTCTGTACGTAACTCAGTTCGTACATTATCACTTTGTAGAAAGATTAACAAAACACTAGATCAAAAGCAAAAAACCATTGTAATGGTAAAACTTTTGGAACTAGTTTCTTCAGATAAATCATTCACACCTCAACGAATGGATATTATCCATACGGTTGCTGATGTATTTAATATCCCTTCTGCTGAGTATAAATTATTAGAGAGATTTATCATCGAAACGCATTCTTCTAAAATCGACAATGAGGATATCCTTATTTTCGATGATGAAATGCCTCCTGAAGGAAGTAAAATTAAATTTATTGACTCAGGTTTACTTGATGGTGAAATTATCTTTATTCGCTTAAAAAGTGTTGCTTTATACTTCACTAAATATACAGGTAAAGACACAATTTATTTAAATGGTCAACCTGTTGCTGCTAATACAATTCACCTCTTTTCTCCTGGTAGTATTTTTAAAACACCTAAAGGTGCTCCTTTATACTACAGTGATCTAGTAAACAAATACAACTCTGATGAAATTAATGGTAATATTTCTTTCATTGTAGAAAATCTAGAATACAAGTTCCCTAATGGAGGTATTGGTCTTAGAGATATAAATTTTGGTGAAAACTCAGGTCAGCTAATCGGTATTATGGGTGCTTCTGGTGCTGGTAAAACTACACTCTTAAATGTTTTAGCAGGCTTAGAAACTCCTTCTGGAGGTGAAGTAAGAATTAATGGATACAATATCCATAAAGAAAAAGATAAAATTGAAGGCGTCATTGGATATATAGCTCAAGACGACCTTCTAATTGAAGAACTTACAGTATTCCAAAACTTATTCTACAATGCTAAACTCTGTTTTAAAGACATGAGTGAGGAAGAGTTAACGAATAAAGTTACTGAAGTTCTTGAAAGTCTAGGACTTGATAGAATTGCTCATTTAGTTGTGGGTAATGTTCTTAATAAGAAAATATCAGGAGGACAAAGAAAAAGACTAAACATTGCATTAGAATTAATCCGTGAACCTGCAGTAATGTTTGTTGATGAACCAACATCTGGTTTATCGTCACGTGACTCAGAAAATGTAATCGATTTATTAAAAGAACTTTCTTTAAAAGGAAAATTAATCTTTGTTGTTATACATCAGCCTTCGTCAGACATTTACAAAATGTTTGATAAAATGTGGCTACTCGATACTGGTGGGTATCCTGTTTTCTATGGTAACCCAATCGAAGCAATTACACACTTTAAGAGTGCTGCTGGACAAGTTGATAGTGATCAAGGACAATGTAATACTTGTGGTAATGTTAACCCTGAACAACTCTTCAATATTATTGAAGCACAAGTAGTAGATGAATACGGTGAGTTTACAAATAAGAGAAAAGCTACACCTGAAGATTGGTATAGAGTTTACACTGAAACTTTTGAGAAACCAGATGTAGAAGAGGTTCATGTAGACCCTCCGAAAACATTAAGAATACCATCTAAACTAAAACAGACTGCAATTTTTACAGTCCGTGATTTCTTGTCTAAATTCAGTAATAAACAATACCTTCTAATTAACTTATTAGAAGCTCCATTCTTAGCATTATTATTATCTTGGATAATATATTACATCAAAGATGGCGATACTGAATACCTATTTAGACATAATGAAAATGTACCTGCTTATATCCTAATTGCAATTTTAGTTGCTTTATTTATGGGTATGACTGTGAGTGCTGAAGAGATCATTAAAGATAGAAAAATAAAGAAAAGAGAATCCTTCTTGAACTTAAGTAGATCTAGTTACTTGTTTTCTAAACTGATTATTCTCTTTGGTTTTTCAGCTGTTCAAACGGCAACTTTTGTATTAATAGGTAACACAATTCTTGAAATACCAGACCTTTCATTCGCTTATTGGCTAGTTCTATTTACAGTTTCTTGCCATGCAAACATGATTGGTTTAAATATATCATCAGCATTTAACTCTGCAATAACTGTTTACATATTGATCCCTATTCTTTTGATTCCTCAAATGATATTGAGTGGATTAATATTTGATTTTTCTAAATTAAATAATACGATTAGTCAACATGGTAAAACTCCATTAATTGCAGATGTAATGACATCTAGATGGGCATATGAAGCATTATCTGTTGAGCAATATAAAAACAACAGATATGAAAAGCCATTCTTTGATATTGACATGAAATTGAGTCAAAGTAATTACAAAAGTGCTTATTGGGAACCTAAAATGGAAGAGATTTTATATGATGTACAATTAAATAGTAAAAACACTAATGATAGTACAGCTAAAATATTAAAATCAGATATTCTTACTTTAACAAATGAAATTAATTCAGATTTATTCTTTACAACTCATTCTGATAAAAAAGAATTAGCTTTAGATTATTTATCTGATGGTAAAGTATCTTCTAATGAAGGAAATAAACTTAGAAAGATTTTCTACGAATCTTCAATTTTCTACAATGACATTTTAATTAAAGCAGAAGAAGAGCGTGATACTAAGATATATAAGATGAAAAAAGAGCTAGGCGATAAGTTTGATCTTTCAAAATCTAAAAATCTTTACTATAACAATCAACTTGAAACTTTTGTGAAAAACAAAAATGTTTTAAACAGAACTGTGGTTGATCATAATAGAATTATACAATTAATTGACCCTATTTTCTTCATTAAGGAGAATACTTCTGGTCCTCTTGATTATAGAACTCACCTTTTTGCACCTGAAAAGAAAGTATTTGGCACATATATTGACACATTTACATTTAATGTGCTTATGATCTGGCTTATGTCATTGATTTTATACTTCACTCTTTATTTTGAACTCCTCAAAAAGCTCATTGAAGGTGTTGAAGTATTATTTTCAAGAATAATGTCAAAAGAAGCATAA
- a CDS encoding DUF1987 domain-containing protein: protein MKVLNLAGTEDTPKVILDKDNELFEISGRSLPEDSAEFFAPILNWIDAYSEEALSSTKFLFKLEYFNTASSKLILDVLSKLEEIEGVTVVWYYHEDDEDMQEAGEEFEELVELEFEFETY from the coding sequence AAAGTCATCTTGGACAAAGACAACGAATTGTTTGAGATTTCAGGTAGATCACTTCCTGAAGATTCCGCAGAATTCTTTGCTCCTATTTTAAATTGGATCGACGCTTATTCTGAAGAAGCATTATCGAGTACAAAGTTTTTATTTAAACTTGAGTATTTCAATACAGCCTCATCAAAACTTATTTTAGATGTATTATCTAAATTAGAAGAAATCGAAGGAGTAACTGTAGTATGGTATTATCATGAAGATGATGAAGACATGCAAGAAGCAGGTGAAGAATTCGAAGAATTAGTCGAATTAGAATTTGAATTCGAAACGTACTAA